The Nocardioides ginsengisegetis region CGAGCTCGGAGGCGACGAGGGCCTGCGTCGACTCGACGCTGGTGACCTGCGGGAACTCGTCGCGCACCGCGTCGACCGACGGCTGGTGCACGTCGGTGACGACCACGGTTGCGCCGTCCTCGATCAGGTGACGGACCAGGTGGCGGCCGACCTTGCCGACGCCGGCGACGCCGACGGTCCGGCCGGCGAGCGAGTCGGTGCCCCACACGACCTCGGCCGCGGCGCGCATGCCCTGGAAGACACCGAACGCCGTCAGCACCGAGCTGTCGCCGGCGCCGCCGTGGGCGACGGTGCGCCCCGTGACGTAGTCGCACTCGCGCGCGATGTGGTCCATGTCCTCGGAGAACGTGCCCACGTCGCAGGCGGTGTAGTAGCGACCGTCGAGCGACTGCACGAAGCGGCCGTAGGCACGCAGCAGCGCCTCGTTCTTCAGCGTCGCCGGGTCACCGATGATGACCGCCTTGCCGCCGCCGAGGTCCAGGCCGGCGAGCGCGGCCTTGTAGGACATGCCGCGGGAGAGGTTCAGGACGTCCGTGATGGCGTCGTTGGTCGACGCGTACGGGTAGAAGCGGGTGCCGCCCAGAGCGGGGCCCAGCGCGGTCGAGTGGATGGCGATGATGGCCTTGAGGCCGGTCGCGGGATCGTTGCAGAAGACGACCTGCTCGTGCTCGGAACCGAGATCGAACACGTCGACACCGGAGGTCTGCGTAGACATGGGTGCTGCCCACTTTCTTGTGTGTCGGCCACGGGTGAGTGGCGTGCGTACCGGACCCGCAGGGGTGGCGCGTGTCCGTGCTCACAAGGCTAGTCGTGACCGGCGGGTATTCCGATTCGGTCGGCCGGGGACGTCCGCATCAGCACCACGTCGCCGTGGCTGCCGTAGCCGACCAGCCGGCCGCCGTACGACGCGCCGTTGAAGCCGACCATCAGCCAGCCGTCGTCCTCGCGGACGAGCGTGGGCCACGGGATGTTGGTGGGGTACGGCGCGTCGAGCCCGCCGACCTCGGCCAGCGCGAGGTCGTACACCGGGTAGCCGCGCCGCTGGCCCCGGCGCCCGTCGCGGCCGTCGCTGGCCAGCACCCGCCATCCGTCGTCGAGGCGGACCAGCGTGGTGCCCTCGGTCGCGATCCGGCCCGTGTCGGCGCCCACCAGCGTGAGCTCGTCGAGGGACGGGCCCGCCGCCAGGGCCGGGTGGAAGCGGAAGAACTTCGGGGCGCTGACGAAACCCACGTGCCAGGTGTCCCCGATCCGGACCAGGTGCGGGTCCCAGACGCCGACCGAGCGCAACCCCGTGGTGGGGACCGCGAGCGGACGGGTGTCGAGGACGTGCCGGCCGGCGAGCAGGTCGGCACGCGTCGTGGCGAGCGTGATCGCCACCGATGCCCCGGGCCGGCGCCGGTCGAAGTCGCCCCACGTGCTGGTCGCGACCAGCCAGTCGTCGTCGCGGCGCACCACGTGGGTCGCGTGGTCGCCGAAGACCCCCGGACGGTCCGGGCGGCGGAAGAACACGTCGGAGACGTGGGCGAGGTCGAGCGCGGGGGAGAGCCGCCACAGCGAGGTGTGGGCGGTGTCGAAGAAGCCCGGTCCTGCGCTGGTGGCGCTGAGGAGCAGGTCGTCACCGTCACGGACCGGGCTGCCGTCCTCCCGGGTGACGAGCCGGACGTCGCGCAGCCCGAGCTGGCCGAAGCCGCCGGCCGTGAGGCGCTCGACGGGTCCGTCGACGGCGGTGACCAGGGAAGCGAGCCAGACCTCGTCCCGCGTGTCGCACCGCTCGGCGAGGTTCACGCGGCCGCGGGCCAGCCAGGTGCCGGCCTCGTGGGTGAGCACGGTCAGGTGGGTGCCGGTCAGGGTCAGGGCGACGCCGTCGACCGGCGCGGTCGCCCGGCCGCTGCGACGGCTGGCGTGGGTCGTCGTGGCACCGCCCGCACGGACGGTGAGCCCCACGGCACCCCGCGACGCGTCGTACTCCCCGGAGAGGCGGACGTCCCCGCCGGTGAGCGACAGGGTGAGGGTGCCGCTGGTGGGCGGGCCCGTCGCGACGACCGCGGCGTACGGCGCGGGGTGCGGCGTGGCCCACTCGACGGCTCCGGCGGTCGCCGCGTCGACGAGGGCGGACCCGGGAGAGACGAGGTCGACGGGCCGGCGCCGGCCGACGATCTCGAAGCGGGGCAGCACCCCAGCAGTCTGGCAGCCGCCCAGCGCAGGGTGAGCGGTCAGCCCCGGCTGCCGATCGAGGTCTTGAGGGCGGCGACCGCCCGGTCGATCTCGACGACGAGCTCGGCGAGCAGCTCGGTCGCGCCGTCGGTCCGGCCACCGTCGCCGAGGGCCTCGAGCCGGGCGGCCGTCGCGCCCACGAGCGGCAGCCCGAGGTTGAGCGCACTGCCCTTGAGCTGGTGTGCCGAGCTCATCAGCCGGTGGGCGTCACGGGAGTCGATGGCGTCCCGGATCGCGACCACCTGGTCACCGACGCGGGACATGAAGGACGCCGACGTGCGCTCGAAGAAGCTGACGCCGTCCTTCTTCAGCTCCTCCAGCATCCGCCGCCGGTCGGGGTCGAGGATCGAGGACTCGGGCACCACCGACCGCGCCCGGGGCGCCTCCACCGGGCGGGCCTGAGCCTGCGGCGGGTCGGAGACCCCGGTCCACTGGCGGATCACCCGCTCCAGCTCGGCGGCGTCCACGGGCTTGGTCAGGAAGTCGTCCATGCCGACCGCCAGGCAGCGCTCCCGCTCGCCCTCGAGGGCCGAGGCGGTCATCGCGATGATCGGGACGTGCCGGCCCGGCGGCTCGTGGGCCCGGACCGCCCGGGTGGCGTCGAAGCCGTCGAGGCGCGGCATCCGGCAGTCCATGAGGACGGCGGCGTAGGAGTGCGGGCGGGCCAGCATCTCGACCGCCTCGGCGCCGTCGTTGGCGATGTCGACCTTGCAGCCGATCGACTCGAGGAGTCCCATCGCGACGAGCTGGTTGACCTGGTTGTCCTCCACCACCAGCACGCGTACGTCGATCGCCGGCGCCGACTCGTGCTCGACCTCCCGGGGTGCGGCGGCGGGACCGGAGGCGAGCAGGTCCAGCAGCGTGTCGAACAGCTCGGAGTGCCGCACCGGCTTGCTGAGGGCCGCCCGGATGCCGGCCTGGTGGACCAGCTGGGCGCCGACGCCCTGGTCGGAGGAGAGCAGCAGCATCGCCGGGCGGCCCAGGGACCGGTCGGCGCCGATCCGGCGGGCCAGCTCGAGGCCGTCCATGCCGGGCATGACCATGTCGAGCAGCGCGACGTCGAAGGGCTGCCCCTCCTCGGCGGCCTCGCGCAGCCGCATCAGGGCCTCGCGCCCGTCGGCGGCGGCCACCGGCCGGAGCTGCCAGGCGGCGAGCTGCTCGGTGAGGATGAAGCGGTTGGTCTCGTTGTCGTCGACGACCAGCACCCGCTTGGCGTTGAGCACGTGCGGGGAGACCTGCGGGCGCTGCGGGGCACCGGTCGCCCGGGCGAACCGCGCGGTGAACGTGAAGGTGCTGCCGCGGCCCAGCTCGCTCCGCAGGTCGATCTCGCCGCCGAGCGCCTCGACCAGCTGGCGGGAGATGGCCAGGCCCAGGCCGGTGCCGCCGTGGCGCCGGGTCGTCGAGGGATCGGCCTGCGTGAACGCGTCGAAGAGCCGGTCGCGGGCATCGGGACGGATCCCGACACCGGTGTCGGTGACCTCGACGCGCAGGACCACGGCGTCGTGCGACTGGCTCTCGACGGTCGCCTGGACGACCACCTCGCCGGAGTCCGTGAACTTCACGGCGTTGGAGCCCAGGTTGGTCAGCACCTGACCGAACCGCACGGGGTCGCCCCGCAGGAAGAGCGGAACATCCGGGTGGCAGGCGACGACCAGCTCGAGCCCCTTGTCGTGGGCCGGCCCGCTCAGCACCGCGGCGGTCTGCTCGAAGACGGCGCGGACGTCGAAGTCGGCCTCCTCGAGCTCGAGCTTGCCGGACTCGATCTTGGACAGGTCGAGGATGTCGTTGATGATCCCGAGCAGGGTCAGGCCGGCGCTCTGCAGACCCTCGGCGAGGCGCCGCTGGTGGGCGTCCAGGTCGGTGCGCATCATCAGGTCGTTGAGGCCGATCACGCCGTTCATCGGGGTGCGGATCTCGTGGCTCATGGTGGCCAGGAACTCCGACTTCAGCCGGGAGGCCTCCATCGCCTCGTCCCGGGCCTCGGCCAGCTGGGCCGCGTTGCGCTCGCGCTCGGCGACCAGGCTGAGCTGGCCAGCGATCTGGCCGATCAGGAAGCGCGAGTTGTCGTCGGGCGGCACCTCGTCGGCCAGCACCTGGATCACCGCGACGCTGTCACCCCGGAGCAGGATCGGGATGGCCACCACGCTGTGGGTGTCCTGGTGGGTCGGCGGCCGGCCGACCTCCATCCGGCGCGAGATGCGGGCGCGTTCGGCGAGCACCGGATCGGGCGGCACGCTCCACTCGACGTGGTCGTGGGGCAGGGCACGCGGGCGCAGCACGCCGTCGTCCTTGCCGACCAGGAACACCGACGTCGCCGCCCAGCTCGTGTGCACCGGCAGGCCGATCGCCATCATCGTGATGGCCTCCTCCAGGCTGTCGGCCTGGTTGGCGGCCATCGCCATCTGCTGGAGCAGCTCGAGCCGCCGGGTGGCCTCGGCGGCCAGCTCGTCGGCCCGTTTGAGGTCGGTGATGTCCTGGGCGGTGCCGCCCATCTTGACCGGCATCCCGTCGGGGCCGCGCTCGACCAGGCCCAGGCCGCGCACCCACCGGATCTCGCCGCCCTTGCGGACGATGCGGGCGTCCCACGCGAACTCGTCGACCCCGCCGAACGTCGACTCGACGTGCCCCTTCACCAGCGGCCGGTCCTCGGGGTGCACGAACTGCAGGAAGCCCTCGTAGGTCGCCTCGAACTCCTGTGGCTCGAGGTTGTAGATCCGGTAGAGCTCGTCGGACCAGGTCACCGTGTCGCTCGCGACGTCCCACTCCCAGCTGCCGAGGTGGGCGATCCGCTGGGCGGTCGCGAGCTGCTCGCTGCGGTGCTGAAGCTCGCCGAGCAGCTCCTTGCGCTCGGCGTACGGCGTGATCCGGTGCAGCCAGCCCAGCCGCGTGCCATCACCGTCGTGGACGGGGCCCCAGCTGGCCAGGCACCACATCGGGCTGCCGTCGGGGCGCAGGAAGAGCGTCTCGAGGTTCTCCTCGCCGGGGTGCCCGGCGGCCATGTCGGCCAGGTGCCTGCGGAACTGGACCCGGCCCTCCTCGTCGAGCAGCTCGAGGGCCGAGATCGTCTCCAGCTCGGCGGGGGAGCGGCCGATGAGCTCGGCGAAGCGGTCGTTGGCGAAGACCGTCCGTCCGTGCTCGTCAAGGATCCACAGACCGTCGGTGCTCGCCGCAGCGATCCAACGGAGCATCCCCGTGTGCTCCTGCATGTGTCCCCTCTTTCCGAGGGCCCCATCATTCCCCACGCGCGCGGGAGAGGGGGAGTTTGCGTGCATTCCCCCAGTGAACGACTCATAACCATGTACGTCGTCCACCGTTGGGCCCCATGATGCCGGGTAGTCGCGCCCGCCCACGGAGGAGCCTGCATGCGCCACGTCAACAGATGGATCCTGATCGCCACCGTCCTGGCCCTCGTGGTGGCGGGGGCCCTGTCGGCCCTGGTCCTGCGGTCCACCGACCGCGCCGAGCGCGACGCGGAGGCGTCCGGCTCCTGCGCGAGCGGCTACCAGCCGGTGCTCGCCGCGATCACCGAGGTCCGCTCGGAGATGCGCAACGAGCGCGCGTCCGGCGGCGAGGGTGACGCCGGGGCCGAGCAGGAGGCCGAGCGCGAGCGCGAGGAGTCCGAGGGCGACCACGAGGAGTCCGGCCTGGACCCCGAGCTGGTGCGCGAGGCCGTCAAGGAGCTCCCGATGCTCGCCGGCACCGACCCCGAGGACTGGGGACACCTCTGCGTGCGCAGCAAGCGGCCCGAGTCGCTCAAGGAGCTCTCGGCGATGTTCGGCGCCCGGGCCATCTCCCGCCTCGCGCCCTACGGCGCCTACCAGGACGGCGCAGCGGTCAACGCGGCCCGCGAGGCCGCAGCGCTGACCCCCGGCTCGGTGCCGGGCACCGCCGGCACCGCCCACCAGTACGGCAAGGGCCCGCTGGTCGTCGACGACCCGGCCTATCCCGAGGTCAACGGGCTGGGCCTCTCCCACAACATGGGGCGGATCGACTCCTACGTCTACGACGCCAAGGCCGGCCGGCTGTTCGCCGCCGTCGGCAACGGCGGCATCTGGCGCTCGGACGACAAGGCGGCCACCTGGCGCAACGCCAACGGCAACCTGCCCACCACGGTCACCGGCGCCGTGGGCTGGTCCCCCGCCCGCGGCGGCACGCTGCTGGCGCTGACCGGTGAGCCGACCTTCGGCTCCTCGGCCTACACCGGCCTGGGCGCCTACTGGTCCGGCGACCTCGGCAAGCACTGGACCCGGTCGAAGGGCGTGCCCTCCGGAGCGCTCGGCTTCGCGATCGCGGTCGACCAGGCCAACCCCCGACGCGTGTACGCCGCCACCCAGCTGGGCCTGTTCGGCTCGACCGACGGCGGCCGCACCTACCGCAACCTCAAGCTGCCGACCGGTCGATGCACCGGCGTCACCGACTCCACGACCCACCCGCGCTGCGCGCTGCGCAACGTCGTCACCGACGTGGTCGTCGCGGCCGCCGGCGGTGAGGGCACCACCACGAAGGCCGGCACCGTGGTCGCGACCATCGGCTGGCGCGGCGGGCAGCGCAAGAACCAGGACGGCACCGTCCAGAGCCCCCGCAACGGCGTCTACCGCTCCGGCACCGGCAAGCCCGGCACGTTCAAGAAGCTGGCCGTGACCGGCTTCGCCGCCCAGGACGCGATCGGCCGGGTCGAGCTCGGCAACGCCGTGGGACCGCAGCAGGACCACGACGTGCTCTACGCGCTGGTCCAGGACGCCAACCTGCTCAACAACGGCGGCGTCTCGGGGATCGACGTACCCGAGGGGGCGAAGCCGCCGGTCGGCAGCACCGTCCTCAACGGCCTCTACGTCTCCAGCGACTTCGGCACCACGTGGAGCAGGCTGGCCAGCGGCACCCAGCTCGCCGGGGACCCGACCACCGGCTCGGCCCTCGTCGGCACCGGCACGGCCACCGGCTACCAGCCGGGCGTCCAGGGTTGGTACAACCTCTGGGTCCAGCCCGACCCCACCCGCCAGGACGCCAACGGCATCCCGACGCGGCTGGCCTTCGGCCTCGAGGAGATCTGGACCAACGAGTCCACCGGTGTCGAGGAGCCGCTCGACGGCACCGCCCCCGTGCACTTCCGCGTGGTCGGCAAGTACTTCGGCGGCAGCTCCTGCCTGCTGCTCTCCACCGGACTCCCGACCTGCCCCGGCGACCGTGAGCCCACCGACAACAACAACACGACGCACCCGGACCAGCAGGACGGCATCTGGTTCGCCGACAAGTCGGTCCAGGGCGGCGTGCAGCTCGTCGTCGGCAACGACGGCGGCTCCTACCGCTACCAGTTCGAGAACGACGACGACGCCGAGCTCGACAACTCCCACTGGGGCAAGGGCAACCAGACGGGCTTCTACACGCTGATGCCCTACTTCGCCGCGATGGCGAAGGACGGCACGGTCTGGGGCGGCCTGCAGGACAACGGCAACCTGAAGATCGACGGCAAGACCCGCAAGCAGTACGAGACCTACGGCGGCGACGGCTTCTTCAGCGCGGTCGACCCCGACGACTCCAAGGTCGCCTACGAGGAGTACACCAACGGCGCCGTGTCCGGCACGTCCGAAGGCGGCACCTCGTGGAAGGACATGGACCCGGGCCTGACCTCGTCGAAGTTCTCCAACCCGTTCCAGATGGACCCGCTGGACGCCGACCACCTGCTGACCGCCGGCCGTGAGGTCGTCGAGACGCTGGTGGGCCCGCGCACCGACGCCGGCATGACCGCCGCCGCGGACGCCGACGGCAGCACCACCACCTGGATCAAGGTGTTCGACCTCGGCACCCGCAGCCACCCCGGCGACGCGTCGGCCACGTCCTCGACCACCGACCCGGACAACTCGATGTCGGCGGTCGCGGTGCGGGGCAACGCGGAGTACGTCGGCTACTGCGGCTACTGCGACACCCTCAACAAGCTGTCGACGTCGAAGACCTACTTCAAGAACGGTCTGGCCACCAACGTCGGCGGGTCCAAGCCCGGCAAGAAGGGCAAGGCCGACGGCTGGCACGTCGTGCCCGCCAAGGGCCTGCCCAACCGCTACATCACGTCGGTCGCCATCGACCCGAAGGACAAGAAGCACGTCTTCGTGACCCTCGGTGGCTACACGCGGCGCTGGCTGCCGCCGGGTGCGGTGGGCGACGCCAACAAGCAGATCGGCACCGGCCACCTGTTCGTCTCGAAGGACGGCGGTCGCACGTTCCGCAACGCGACCGGCAACCTGCCGGACGCGCCGGCGACGTGGGTCTCGATCCGCGGCAAGCAGC contains the following coding sequences:
- a CDS encoding Glu/Leu/Phe/Val family dehydrogenase, giving the protein MSTQTSGVDVFDLGSEHEQVVFCNDPATGLKAIIAIHSTALGPALGGTRFYPYASTNDAITDVLNLSRGMSYKAALAGLDLGGGKAVIIGDPATLKNEALLRAYGRFVQSLDGRYYTACDVGTFSEDMDHIARECDYVTGRTVAHGGAGDSSVLTAFGVFQGMRAAAEVVWGTDSLAGRTVGVAGVGKVGRHLVRHLIEDGATVVVTDVHQPSVDAVRDEFPQVTSVESTQALVASELDVYAPCALGGAITDEVVDVLSARIVCGAANNQLAHPGVEKALEDRGILYAPDYCVNSGGLIQVADELEGFSFDRAHHRATGIFDTTRQVFELAKTDGVAPAIAADRLAERRMRDVGRLRGLWLNS
- a CDS encoding response regulator, which translates into the protein MQEHTGMLRWIAAASTDGLWILDEHGRTVFANDRFAELIGRSPAELETISALELLDEEGRVQFRRHLADMAAGHPGEENLETLFLRPDGSPMWCLASWGPVHDGDGTRLGWLHRITPYAERKELLGELQHRSEQLATAQRIAHLGSWEWDVASDTVTWSDELYRIYNLEPQEFEATYEGFLQFVHPEDRPLVKGHVESTFGGVDEFAWDARIVRKGGEIRWVRGLGLVERGPDGMPVKMGGTAQDITDLKRADELAAEATRRLELLQQMAMAANQADSLEEAITMMAIGLPVHTSWAATSVFLVGKDDGVLRPRALPHDHVEWSVPPDPVLAERARISRRMEVGRPPTHQDTHSVVAIPILLRGDSVAVIQVLADEVPPDDNSRFLIGQIAGQLSLVAERERNAAQLAEARDEAMEASRLKSEFLATMSHEIRTPMNGVIGLNDLMMRTDLDAHQRRLAEGLQSAGLTLLGIINDILDLSKIESGKLELEEADFDVRAVFEQTAAVLSGPAHDKGLELVVACHPDVPLFLRGDPVRFGQVLTNLGSNAVKFTDSGEVVVQATVESQSHDAVVLRVEVTDTGVGIRPDARDRLFDAFTQADPSTTRRHGGTGLGLAISRQLVEALGGEIDLRSELGRGSTFTFTARFARATGAPQRPQVSPHVLNAKRVLVVDDNETNRFILTEQLAAWQLRPVAAADGREALMRLREAAEEGQPFDVALLDMVMPGMDGLELARRIGADRSLGRPAMLLLSSDQGVGAQLVHQAGIRAALSKPVRHSELFDTLLDLLASGPAAAPREVEHESAPAIDVRVLVVEDNQVNQLVAMGLLESIGCKVDIANDGAEAVEMLARPHSYAAVLMDCRMPRLDGFDATRAVRAHEPPGRHVPIIAMTASALEGERERCLAVGMDDFLTKPVDAAELERVIRQWTGVSDPPQAQARPVEAPRARSVVPESSILDPDRRRMLEELKKDGVSFFERTSASFMSRVGDQVVAIRDAIDSRDAHRLMSSAHQLKGSALNLGLPLVGATAARLEALGDGGRTDGATELLAELVVEIDRAVAALKTSIGSRG